From the Carassius auratus strain Wakin unplaced genomic scaffold, ASM336829v1 scaf_tig00027159, whole genome shotgun sequence genome, one window contains:
- the LOC113079078 gene encoding neuroepithelial cell-transforming gene 1 protein-like has product MVAYDEPCVVPIKRTLQKIDYQNQTYKELEEPCTKRVRPLGRVTSLANLISPVKSGAVRRFGQTLQASFRGDGRSPGVPQQKPCSKAAAPTPPKRRNSTLWSETLDVHQKGTFSSKEIKRQEAIFELSRGEHDLIEDLKLARKAYHDPMLKLSIMTEEELTAIFGDLDAYIPLHEDLLAQLAKATGPDGTVGQIGKIVVDWLPRLNAYRAYCSKQLAAKALLDQKKQDPRVQDFLQRCLESPFSRKLDLWSFLDIPRSRLVKYPLLLKEILRHTPPDHPDTASLEQAISIIQAVLADINMKKGESECQYYIDKLEYLDDRQKDPHIEQCKSLLCHGELRNKSGTKLHVFLFTEVLVLTRPVTRNDRHCFQVYRQPIPVQDLVLEDLQDGDVRVGGSFRGAFSNGDKAKNIFRVRFQDPSQGQSHTLQVNDVFHKQQWLNCLRTAMSSQKDSPLLEDESLSTPASNDVCTKRHSSTIIHMEETDENCPRAAASAPSSPSSEEPPSPTPSATSTLSSSSSSSSISTHFQPHKSKKDKRSICSLGKRKETMV; this is encoded by the exons ATGGTGGCTTACGATGAACCTTGTGTGGTACCTATCAAACGGACTTTACAGAAGATAGACTACCAGAACCAGACTTACAAAGAACTAGAG GAACCTTGTACTAAGCGTGTGCGGCCTCTCGGCCGAGTGACCTCGCTGGCGAACCTCATCTCTCCCGTAAAGAGTGGGGCCGTCCGACGCTTCGGCCAGACCCTCCAGGCCTCGTTTCGGGGTGACGGGCGGTCTCCGGGCGTGCCCCAGCAGAAACCCTGCAGCAAGGCCGCGGCTCCTACGCCACCCAAGCGACGCAACAGCACACTCTGGTCTGAGACCCTGGACGTTCATCAGAAAGGAACCTTTTCGTCCAAAGAGATTAAGAGACAAGAG GCTATTTTTGAGCTGTCTCGAGGTGAACATGACCTGATTGAAGACCTGAAATTAGCCCGAAAG GCTTACCATGACCCAATGCTAAAACTTTCCATCATGACCGAGGAGGAGTTGACAGCCATCTTTGGAGACTTGGATGCTTATATTCCTCTTCATGAAG ATCTTCTCGCTCAGTTGGCGAAGGCTACTGGCCCAGATGGCACAGTGGGACAGATCGGCAAGATTGTTGTGGACTGG CTGCCAAGGTTAAATGCGTACAGGGCATATTGCAGTAAGCAGCTGGCCGCCAAAGCCTTGCTTGACCAGAAGAAACAGGACCCAAGAGTTCAGGACTTCTTACAGCGCTGCCTTGAGTCACCTTTCAGCAGGAAACTAGACTTGTGGAGCTTTTTAGACATCCCTCGCTCACGACTGGTCAAATACCCCCTTCTTCTGAAAGAGATTTTAAGACACACACCACCAGATCACCCAGACACAGCAAGCCTTGAGCAGGCG ATAAGCATCATTCAGGCCGTGTTGGCTGACATAAACATGAAGAAAGGAGAGTCAGAGTGTCAATACTATATCGATAAGCTGGAATATTtggatgacagacagaaagacccTCACATAGAGCAGTGCAAGAGCCTGCTTTGCCATGGGGAACTTCGCAACAAAAGTGGCACG AAGTTGCATGTGTTCCTCTTCACGGAGGTTCTGGTCTTGACCCGGCCTGTGACGCGGAATGATCGCCATTGTTTCCAGGTGTACCGCCAGCCAATCCCAGTGCAGGATCTCGTATTGGAAGACCTGCAGGACGGAGACGTCCGCGTGGGTGGCTCATTCCGAGGGGCTTTTAGTAATGGTGATAAAG CCAAGAACATCTTCCGGGTACGCTTCCAGGACCCATCTCAGGGCCAGTCCCATACACTGCAGGTCAATGACGTCTTCCACAAGCAGCAATGGCTCAACTGCCTCCGCACTGCCATGTCGAGCCAGAAAGATTCGCCACTCCTCGAGGACGAATCCTTGTCCACCCCTGCAAGTAATGACGTTTGCACCAAACGGCACTCATCCACCATCATCCATATGGAAGAGACAGATGAGAACTGTCCACGGGCCGCGGCCTCCGCCCCTTCCTCCCCCAGCTCAGAGGAGCCCCCGAGTCCCACACCCTCTGCAACCTCCACCCTCTCCTCgtcctcttcatcatcttcaaTTTCCACCCACTTCCAGCCCCACAAATCCAAAAAGGACAAGCGTTCAATCTGTTCATTGGGTAAGAGGAAGGAGACCATGGTGTAA